Proteins co-encoded in one Armatimonadota bacterium genomic window:
- a CDS encoding ABC transporter substrate-binding protein: protein MRGMAWVLVTVVGIGLGLRAQADLPFAEAAPIPKRGGILRVVDEAPGSPFGIPWEIVGVSVCAAIPAFESLLWVDRQGRILPRLAERWEVAPDRRSITLTLRRGIRFHDGTPLNAEAVVYNLQRQIEARRVPFRSVEAADERRVRIRLQEWDNRVWLNLMGTSALMASPSFLERQGVDRARWEPVGTGPFRFVRYQRDAAVTYRRFANYWQPGKPYLDGVEMRFIRDPQTLRAAFLAGQVDVAGLGPYPVAAELIREGYPAESFFGGVVVLVPDSANPDSPLADRRVREAIGYAVDREALAQATLFGLSQGWTQLTVPESRAYLQDYRGPTYNPARARELLAQAGYPNGFETTLIPAPYLDRNIAVALQQYLNAVGIRAQLELPEIGRYTEYQRRGWRGMLIHVFGYFPNFNSHVAFYYTQAPEGYASMRRPAQLEALFRDSVRTLREERHKVQALHRLLLSDLTVIPLMRYGRIYVMQKYVRDTKHLRWATWPFWAPEDAWLDR from the coding sequence ATGCGGGGCATGGCGTGGGTGCTCGTGACGGTGGTGGGAATCGGCCTGGGATTGAGGGCGCAGGCGGACCTGCCCTTCGCGGAGGCGGCCCCCATTCCCAAGCGGGGCGGGATCCTGCGGGTGGTGGATGAAGCTCCTGGAAGTCCCTTCGGCATCCCGTGGGAGATCGTGGGCGTCTCCGTCTGTGCGGCCATCCCCGCCTTCGAGAGCCTTCTCTGGGTGGATCGGCAGGGTCGGATTCTCCCGAGGCTCGCGGAGCGGTGGGAGGTGGCCCCGGACCGCCGGTCCATCACCCTCACCCTGCGGCGGGGGATCCGCTTCCACGATGGGACGCCCCTCAACGCTGAAGCGGTGGTCTACAACCTCCAGCGTCAGATCGAGGCCCGCCGGGTCCCCTTCCGGTCCGTGGAAGCAGCGGATGAGCGCCGGGTGCGGATCCGCCTCCAGGAGTGGGACAACCGGGTCTGGTTAAACCTCATGGGCACTTCCGCCCTCATGGCGTCTCCCTCCTTCCTGGAGCGGCAGGGGGTGGACCGGGCCCGGTGGGAGCCGGTCGGGACAGGACCCTTCCGGTTCGTCCGCTACCAGCGGGACGCCGCGGTGACCTACCGAAGGTTTGCGAACTACTGGCAGCCGGGCAAGCCCTACCTGGACGGGGTGGAGATGCGGTTCATCCGCGATCCTCAGACGCTGCGGGCCGCGTTCCTAGCGGGGCAGGTGGACGTGGCAGGGCTCGGCCCTTATCCGGTCGCTGCGGAGCTGATCCGAGAGGGTTATCCGGCGGAATCCTTCTTCGGCGGGGTGGTGGTCCTGGTCCCGGACAGCGCGAACCCCGATTCCCCCTTGGCGGACCGGCGGGTGCGGGAGGCCATCGGGTACGCCGTGGACCGCGAGGCGTTGGCGCAGGCCACCCTCTTCGGCCTCTCCCAGGGGTGGACGCAGCTCACGGTTCCGGAATCCAGGGCGTACCTCCAGGACTATCGGGGTCCCACGTACAACCCGGCTCGGGCCCGGGAGCTCCTGGCGCAGGCGGGATACCCGAACGGGTTCGAGACCACCCTGATCCCGGCCCCGTACCTGGACCGCAACATCGCGGTCGCCCTCCAGCAGTACCTGAACGCGGTGGGGATCCGCGCCCAGCTGGAGCTCCCCGAGATCGGCCGCTACACGGAGTATCAGCGACGGGGCTGGCGGGGAATGCTCATCCACGTGTTCGGGTACTTCCCGAACTTCAACTCCCATGTGGCCTTCTACTACACCCAGGCGCCCGAAGGGTATGCGAGCATGAGACGTCCGGCTCAGCTGGAGGCCCTGTTCCGGGACTCCGTGCGGACCCTGCGGGAGGAGCGGCACAAGGTCCAGGCCCTCCACCGCTTGCTGCTCAGCGACCTGACGGTGATCCCTCTCATGCGCTACGGGAGGATCTACGTGATGCAGAAGTACGTGCGGGACACCAAGCACCTGCGATGGGCCACTTGGCCCTTCTGGGCTCCGGAGGACGCGTGGCTCGATCGGTGA